In Bacteroidota bacterium, the genomic stretch GTCGGAGGATGCCGGGAAGACGTGGAAGTTCATGGGTCTGAAGGACGCGCAGACGATCAGCAAGATCCGTGTCCATCCGAAGGACGAAAACGTCGTATATGCCGCCGCGCTCGGCCATGTCTTCGGCCCGAACTCCGAGCGGGGAGTCTTCCGGTCGAAGGACGGCGGGAAGAACTGGCAGAAAATTTTATTCAAGAACGACAGCACCGGCGCGGTGGATCTCGCGATCGATCCGAACAATCCGAGAATTCTCTACGCCGCGATGTGGCAGGCCTACCGGAATCCCTGGAGCATGTCGAGCGGCGGACGCGGCAGCGGGCTCTGGAAATCGGCGGACGGGGGAGACACATGGACCGACCTCTCCGCCAACAAGGGAATGCCGAAGGGCCTCAAGGGAAAGATCGGCATCGCCGTATCGGCCGCAAAAGCCGACCGGATCTGGGCGAGCGTGGAAGCGGACGACGGGGGATTATTCCTCAGCGACGACGCCGGCAAAACATGGACGTCGGTCAACGACGACCGGCGCCTCCGCCAGCGCGCGTGGTATTATTCCCACATCTTCGCCGATCCAAAAAGCCCCGAAACAATCTACATCCTCAACGTTCAGTTCCATAAATCCACCGACGGCGGGAGATCGCTTTCGAACATCTCCGTCCCGCACGGCGATAACCACGACCTCTGGATCGACCCGAACGATCCGAAGCGGATGATCACCGGAGACGACGGGGGAGCCTCCGTCAGCTTCAACGGAGGCCGGACATGGACGGAAGAAGACATTCCGACGGCTCAATTCTACCATGTGACGGTCGATAACGATTTTCCGTACGGTGTCTACGGTGCCCAGCAGGATAACAGCACGATCAAGATTTCCAGCCGCACCACCGGGTTCGGCATCGGAAGGCCGGACTGGTTCAGCGTGGGGGGCGGGGAAAGCGGGTACGTCACCCCGAACCCCGACGATCCGGAGATCATCTACGCCGGAAGTTATGACGGGTATCTCTCCAAGTACACCCACAAGACCGACCAGGAGCAGGACATCTCCCCCTGGCCCGACAATCCGATGGGCGGCGGGGCGAACAGCGCGAAGTACCGCTTTCAATGGACCTATCCGATCCTCGTCTCGAAATTCGATTCCAAGGTCCTCTATGTCACCGCGAACAAGGTCTTCAAGAGCACGAACGAAGGAATGAGCTGGCAGATTATCAGCCCGGACCTTACGCGGAACGACACAGCAAAACTCGGGTCGTCGGGCGGGCCCATCACGAAAGACAACACGAGCGTCGAATACTACGGCACAATCTTCACCCTTGCCGAATCGCCCGTCAAGAGGGGCGTCCTCTGGGCGGGATCGGACGACGGAATGATTCACGTCTCCCGGGACGACGGTGCGACCTGGACGAACGCGACTCCTTCCGAGCTCCCCGCGTGGTCGATGATCAGCATCATCGACGCATCGCCCCGCGATTCCGCCACCGCCTACGTCGCGGCGAACAGGTATAAGCTCGACGATTTCCGACCTTACCTCTTCAAGACGACGAACTTCGGCCGGTCGTGGACGAAGATCGTCAAGGGCATCCCCGAAAACCAGTTTACCCACGTCGTCCGGGAAGATCCGAACCGGAGAGGGTTGCTCTATGCCGGAACGGAACGGGGAGTCTATGTCTCGTTCGACCAGGGCGACAACTGGCAGCCGCTTCAGACTAACCTTCCGGTCACGCCCGTCCATGACCTTGCGATCCAGGCGCGCGAAAAAGATCTCGTCGCTGCGACGCACGGAAGGTCGTTCTGGATCCTCGACGACCTGACGCCTCTCTACCAGATGAACGACGAAATCGCCCGGTCCGACGTGCATCTCTACCAGCCGCGTGAGACGTACCGCATGGGAGGGTTCACCTTCGACCGTCCGGGCCTCGCGATAGGGAAGAACCCGCCGAACGGGGTCGTGGTGCCCTATTACTTCAGGCACAAACCCGGCGAGAAAGACTCCATCAGACTGGAATTCCTGGACGGAAAAGGGGCGGTGATCAGATCGTTCACTCATCGCGAAGAGGGAAAGCCGGGAGGAGACTCGGAGGGCCAGGGCGGATCCGGAGCCGATGAAGGCCCGAGCATTCCCGCCGATTCGGGGATGAACCGCTTCGTATGGGATATGCGTTATCCCGACGCGGTCAAGGTTCCCGGGGGAATCCTCTGGAGCGGATCGCTTCAGGGTCCTGTCGTGGTTCCCGGGACGTACAGGGTGCGTCTCAAGAGCGGCGGCAAAAGCTGGACACAATCGTTTGAAATCAAGAAAGATCCCCGCCTCACCTCCACGGCGGAAGAATTCCAGGAACAGTTCGATTTCCTGCTGAAGATCCGCGATAAGATTTCCGAGGCGCATAACGCGGTGAATACGATCAGGGATATCCGGAAACAGACCGAGGACCTGGTAAAGAGACTGGAGAAACACGCCTCCAAGAAGCAGGTGGCGGATTCCGCAAAACACCTCAACGACCGCCTCAAGGAAGTAGAGGAGGCGCTGATACAGGTGAAGATCAAGAGCGGCCAGGACGCATTGAATTATCCGATCAAGTTGAACGACAAACTCGCCGGTCTTTCCGGCGTGGTGGGGAGCGCCGATACCAGGCCGACAAAGCAATCGTACGACGTGTACAACGATCTCTCCGCGAAGGTGGACGAGCAGCTCGCGAAATACAGGAAGGTGGTGGAGAGCGGAGTCCCCACGTTCGACAGGATTGTCAAGAACCTGGATATTCCCGTCATCATCGTGAAACCGGCAGAACCTGCGGCCGGCTCGTCACAAAAGTAGGCGCCGGTGCGCGTAGCCGTCATCCAGACGAATCCGGTGTTCGGGGAGGTCTCCGCCAACGTCGCGGGGGCCCTTGAATTGATGAAGGGCGTCAATGCCGATCTCTATGTCCTCCCCGAGCTGTTCAACACAGGATACAACTTCACCGACCGCGCGGAAGTCGATCGCCTGGGCGAGAAGGCTTCCGGGCCGAGCTTCCAGGCCATCGCCTCATTCGCCGCAAAGAACAAATGCTTCGTGGCGTACGGGTTTGCCGAGAAGGACAATCTGACCTATAATTCATCGGCCCTGGTCGGTCCGGCGGGGCTGATCGGGCTCTACCGGAAGGTTCATCTCTATTATAGAGAGACCCTCTTCTTCGCGCCCGGAGATCTGGGTTTCCCGGTGTTCGACCTGCCCTTCGGAAAGGTCGGAATGATGATCTGTTTCGACTGGATGTATCCCGAAAGCGCGAGGACGCTCGCGCTGAACGGGGCGCAGCTTGTCGTCCATCCGTCGAACCTGGTGATGCCTTATTGTCCCGATGCGATGGTGACCAGGTGTCTCGAAAACCGCATCTACGCCGCCACGGCCGACCGGGTCGGACGGGAGAACCGGGGAGGCGTGGACCTGCGCTATATCGGGATGAGCGAGATCGTTTCTCCGCGCGGAGAGATACTGGCGCGCCTGGGAGGCGATCAGGCGGGCACGGCGGTCGCGGAGATCGACCTCTCCGTAGCCGCGAACAAGAAGATTAATGAATTTAATGATCTCATCGGCGGGAGGAAGCCGGAGCAGTATAATCTCAAGTAGGTTGAGTGACCCTTTCTATCCAGTTGTCATCCTGAGCGCAGCGAAGGATCTCGGACCGATCTTGAGGCAAACAGCCAGATCCTTCGGTCGCTTCGCTTCCTCAGGATGACAGAGTGGAGAGAGCCCGGCCGCAAACCTGAAAAAACCTCCGTTTGACTTTCAGCCGTTTCTTTTGTACGATAAGCCGTCATTGCTGGACTAATTGGCTGATTTGACCACTTCCAAAGGAGGGAGTATGAACAAAAAACTTTGGGTCGGTTTCATCGCGGTGTACGTCGGGATGACTATCACGAACCTGCTCATCCACGTGGTGCTGCTTGCCCCGGTGTATCACTCGGAAGAGATGATGAAACTTATGCGACCCGAGGCGGATGCCAAGACGTGGATCTTTTTTGTCACATCCGCTATTATTTCGTTCGTCTTCACTCTCATTTTCTCGAAAGGTTACACCGGGAAAGGCATGGGCGAGGGGATCCGGTACGGGCTCTGGATGGGACTCCTCATGGCCACGCCGATGGCATACGACTCGTACGCGTCATATCCCATCCCATACTCGCTGGCCCTCCAATGGTTCCTCTATGGGATGATCCAATACGTCATACTCGGGGCCGTCGTGGCGATGGTCTACGGGAAGTCCGGCAGCGCACAAGGAGCTGCCTCGGCCTGATTGTTGGTACGAAGTTCACAGGCGTTCTCTCTGCATGCGGCGGGAGAACGCCTTTTTGTTTCACGCAGCCTAAAGGCTGCGGCTACCTCGCAATGACGACATAGGCAACGGTAGGCGCGACCTTCAGGTCGCGTACCGTTCAACGCAGCCTGAAGGCTGCGGCTACCGATCCCCGAACTGGAACCAATGCGCTCACCTTTGAGAGTACTGCTGACAAATTCGACCGACATCTACGGCGGTGGGGAGTTCTATGTCCTCGAGCTGGCGAAATCCCTCCGGGAGCGGCATCACGACGTCCTGGTGGTTTGCAAACCGGGTAATCTTCTTTCGAAAAAGTGCCGGGACGCCGGAGTTCCCGTGCACACCATCGACTTTCCCGCGCAGGGACGGCTCCTCAGTCATATCCTTAAACTCAGGGAGGTGATCCGCCGGCATCGCAGCCAGATCGTCCATACCAACAGCAATTACGACCGGACGGCGGGGGCCTTCGCCGCCCGGACGACGGGGGCGGTACACATTACGAACGTCCACAGCTTTCATTCGCTCAGGTATAACCCGACACATGCCCTGCGAAACGCGCTGGCGACCGATCATTACATCGTCGACGGAGTCTGTGTAAAAAACCTGCTCGTTCAGAAGGACGGGATTGCTCCGAACGACATTTCGGTCGTTTACCTCGGAGTCGATCCCGGGACGATGCGCCGGGATGAGGCGCTCCGCGCGGCCATCCGTAAAGAGTTTGGAATCCGGGAAACCGAAATCGTGATCGGAAACGTCGCACGTCTTGTTCCTTTCAAGGGGCACGAGTACCTCCTCCGCGCCTTCGCCGAGGTTCAGAGGGAAAATCAGGAGACGCGTCTCCTTCTTGTGGGCGACGGCGAACTGAGCGGCCGGCTGGCCGATCTTGCCGGGAACCTCGGTCTCACCGGGAGGGTCGTCTTTGCCGGTTTCCGCGACGACCTGCACGCGGTCTATTCGGCAATGGATGTGTACGCGCATTCTTCCGTCGAGGGGGGAGGCGAGACCTTTCCGTTCGCCGTGCTGCAGGCGCTTTCCCAGGAACTGCCTGTCGTTGCCACCCGCGTGGGAGATGTGGCGGAGATGGTGCGTGAAGGCGTCTCCGGATTTCTTGTCCCGGACATGGACCCCGCGCTTCTTGCTCAAAAACTCTCGCTCCTTTGCCGGGATCCCGCCCTCCGGCTCTCGATGGCCCGTCAGGGGCGGGAGCTTCTCCTCAGCCGGTTTACCACCACCTTAATGGTCGACGCCGTTGAAAATCTTTACAGTTCCATCCTGAAGGACGGGGCGTAGCGGGTTTTTGATCGAGGAGCTGTGCCATGCCGGGAAAAGACCGCAGCCTAAAGGCTGCGGCTACCAAGTCCCAGGCGCCGGTACGCCGCGACTTTTCCCTCGTTCCCATTCTCTGCGTGGGAACGAGGATATCGCGAACACGGACAGAATTGCGCCAGTATCGACCCGCGAAAGTGTTGTATTTGGCCCCCGCATTCTCTAAATTATCAGACTGATAGCTCCGCATTGTCTCGACGGGACGGACCCCGCATTTTCACCACTCGAATAGAAAGGATAGAACAGGCAAGCATGGAAGAGCTTCTGCAGCTTCGGGAAGAGAACGGGCGGCTGCGAAAGGCAGTTGACGAGCTTTCAATCCTCAATGACCTCGCGCGTGTTATCGGCTCGACGATGAGCCTGGATGAGGTGATCGAAAATGTGGTCAAGCGGTCGGTCCGGGCGGTCAAGGGAGAGCAGGGAATGATCACCCTGGTGGACGAAGTCGCGCCGATGGAGATGAAGACCCTGATCCGCGCCCTCGACTCGACCGGAGACCATAAGCAATTCCATCTCAATCAAAACGTGCTGGGATGGATGATGATCAATAAGAAGCCGCTCATCTCCAACGACATGGCGACGGATTCCCGGTTCTCGGGCATCAAGGTGGACGGGAACCTCCGTTCGCTCCTGTGCGTCCCGCTGCTCGTCAAGAACCGTCTGGTCGGGATACTTGCGGTCTTTAACAAGAAAGAAAACACGGAATTCTCCGAAGACGATAAACGCCTCCTCTCGATCCTTGCCGCGCAATCCGGGCAGATTCTGGAAAATGCGCGCCTCTACTCGGAGGAACAGAAGAAAATGGCGATGGAGAAGGAGCTCATCGCGGCGCGGGAAGTCCAGACGAATTTATTGCCGAAGCACGTTCCCCAGACTCCGAACTTTCAATTTGCCGCCCATACGATTCCGGCCCAGGAGATCGGCGGCGATTTTTATGACTTTATCAAGCTGGGCGAAAACCGGTACGAGGTGGTTGTCGCCGATGTCGCCGGGAAGGGACTCTCCGCGGCGCTTCTTGCGACGCTGGGCAAGGGAGTCCTCTACGCGCACGCGTTGCAGAACCCCTCTCCCAAGGCGCATCTCAAGCAGAGCAACATGATCCTCCGGGGAAGCATCCCGCGCAAGTCCTTCATCACGATGCTTCTCGCGGTGGTCGATTCGGATTCGAGCTCCGTGACGGTTTCGAATGCAGGCCAATGCTACCCGATCTTCTACCGGAAGAGCAATAACTCCACGGAGGTTCTCACCGTCAAGGGGATGCCGCTGAACTTCACCGACGACATTCTCTGCGAGGAATGCGTCATCAAGATGGAACCCGACGACTGCATGGTCATCTACAGCGACGGGGTGAGCGAGGCGCAGAACAGCATGCGCGAGTTTTTTGGGGACGACCGGGTCAAGGCCCTCGTCGCACAGCATGCCCAGGGACCCGCGGAGATCATGCTGCAAAAAATTGTCGACGACGTCAAGCTCTATTCCAAGGGTATTCCGCAGAGCGACGATATTACCGTGCTTGTTGTGAAAGCGACCGGATCGTGAATGCCGCCGCACGCAACCGGGACCGGCGGGATGGGGCGGATGAATCTGTGAAGGAGGGCGTGATATGACGGGGTACATACGAACGCTTTCGACGCTGGTCGACCATGCAGACCGGCTCCAGCAGGTGGAAAAGACAAGTCTCTCCGTGGGCGATTGCATGGTGATCAAGACGTGCAACTCGGTCTACTGTATGCGCGCCCTCGAGGACGGGTTCTGGTCGGCCTCCGGAGGGTGGTTCGACCGGAAGGGGGTCTCCCCCATGAAAGTTCGCATCAACGGGTGCACCTGGGGCGGGAGCGCCATCAAAATGGATATCGCGGCCGCCTGCGGTCTCTGTCTCGAATTCGGCAACAGGCTGGTGACCAGCCCGATCCGGAGGATCTTCATTTTTTCACACGGGAGCGAGAACTAAGGAACAAGGAGGGTGATGCCATGTACATGCGCCTCGTCCATATGAAAGTGAAGCCCGAACGCCTCGGCGAACACCACAAGATGTACGACGAGGAGGTGATCCCCGCGCTTCAGACCGTGCCGGGCTGCCTGTTTGCCAATCTCATCGAGAACGAGCATCACCCCGGCGAATGTATCTCGATGACGCTCTGGAGCACCAGGGACCAGGCGGACAAGTACGGGCGGAGCGATAAATTCAAGGAACTTCTGGAGAAGGCCGGGCCGTTTCTGGCCGACTCTTCCGAATGGAAGATTCACCTGTCGGAGGATCTCACCCTGCTCTACGACGAGGTGAAGGAGGAACCGGTGATCGACGCATACGAAGTGACCGCGGGGGAGAGGTCCGAGGGGGCTTCCCAAAAGCGCACCGCCGCACTGTTTGTCCGGATCGTTTCCCCCCACCTTCGCGAGGAGAAACTCGAGGAATTCAAGAACATTTATACGAACGACATTCTGCCGGTCCTCCGTCAGGTGAAGGGGTGCCGGTACGCCTACCTCACGGAAAATGCCCGGGAGAAAAACAGAATTATTTCGCTCACGATCTGGGACAGCAAGCAGGATGCGGAGGCATACGAGCAGAGCGGTCTCTTCGAAACATTGAAGGCGAAAATCGAGCACACGTTCGCCGAGGTTTACCAGTGGAAGATGCAGCTTGAAAAGGATTCCGGAGGACAGGTCGTCACCAGCGAAGAGATGACAGTGGGCGGATATCGGGTGGTCGCAGGAAAGAGCTTCTTCTGATCCTGCCGATGATCGGAAAAACAGTCTCCCACTATAGAATACTCGAAAAACTGGGCGAAGGAGGCATGGGGGTCGTCTACAAGGCCCAGGACCTCGAGCTCGACCGGATTGTGGCGCTAAAATTCCTCCCTGAACGGCTCACCTCGAACGACGCGGAGCGCGCCCGCTTCCTCCAGGAAGCGAAGGCCGCATCCGCGTTAAATCATCCCAACGTCTGCACCATCTATGGCATCGATGAATTCGAAGGCCAGAAGTTCATCGAGATGGAATATGTCGACGGGGTGACGCTCCGCAAGCGCATAGCGGAATCCCCGCTGAAAACGGCCGACGCCGTCGCCTTCGCGGTGCAGGTGGGCGATGCGCTGCATGAAGCCCACACCCAGGGGATCGTGCACCGCGACGTCAAGTGCGAGAATATCATGGTCAACTCCAAAAACCAGATCAAAGTCATGGATTTTGGGTTGGCGAAGCTGAAGGGGTCTCTCAAGCTTACCCGGACCTCCTCGACCGTCGGAACGCTCGCCTACATGGCCCCCGAGCAAATCCAGGGGGGCGAAGTCGACGCGAGGTCGGATATCTTCTCGTTCGGCATCGTTCTCTACGAGATGCTCACCGGGCACACTCCTTTCAGGGGAGAGCACGATGCCGCGATGATGTACTCGATACTGAACGAAGAACCGGCGCCGGTCGCCCGGTACCAGCCGGACGTGTCGCCGGAAATCGACCATATCATCAGGCGGGCCCTCGAAAAAAATCCGGCGGACCGTTACCAGCACGTCGACGACATGGTCAGCGAGCTCCGCCGGAGCCAGAAGCAATCGTCCCGCGTCGCCAGGCCCGAATTGTCCGGAACGGAGAATGCAGCACCCCTTTCGGGGCAGGATTCCCGCCCGAAGCGCAAGTTCTTTGTCCTCGGGATCGCCGGGGCGATTCTCTTCGCAGCTGCTGTCTTGATCGTTCTGCGGATCACTCATTCTTCGAACACCGCGCCCGGTTCGGCGCGCAAAATGCTGGTGGTCCTGCCGTTCGAAAACCTGGGCACCCCGGAGCAGGAATATTTCGCGGACGGCATCACGGAAGAGATTACGAGCAAGCTCTCCGGCCTTTCCGGACTCGGGGTCATCGCGAGGTCGAGCGCGAAGCAGTACAAGAAGACAGACAAAACCGTCAAACAGATCGGCGACGAGCTCGGCGTCTCCTATGTGCTGCAGGGAACGATCCGGTGGGAAACCTCGGGAAGTTCGAGCCGGGTGCGCGTCACTCCCCAGCTGATAAACGTTTCCGACGGAACCCAGATCTGGTCGCAGCCGAGCGAGGCGGTGCTCGCCAGCGCATTCAACCTCCAGACGGAAATCGCGGGCGAGGTCGCCAATGCACTGGACCTCACCCTCCTTCAGAACGAGAAGAATACCCTGGAAGCAAAATTGACCGAGAACTCCGAGGCGTTCGATTCCTACCTCCGCGGGAACGAGTATTTGAGCAGGGGTATCAGTCAGAGAGGGTATCAGATCGCCGAGCAGATGTTTGAAAAAGCCGTCGAGCTGGACCCGAAATTTGCCCAGGCATACGCGAAACTTGGCGCGCTGCATTCGCATATCTACTGGGAGTACTACGATCATTCGTATGAGCGGGTGCGTAAATCGAAAGAGGCTGCGGAGAAAGCGCTGCAGCTCGATCCGAACCTCCCGAACGGGCATGGAGCGATGGGGTGGTACTACTACCACTGCCTGCGGGATTACGACCGTGCCTTGAAGGAATTCAACCTCGCTCTGAACATCCAACCCGAGAATGCGGATTTGTTGTTGGGTCTTGGCTCGATCAGCCGCCGGCAGGGGAAATTCGAAGAGGCGCTTTCTTACTTTCAACACGTCGTGAGGATCGACCCCCGTTCGCCGGGGCTTACGCTCGACCTCGCCGCCACCTGCGTCCCCATGCGGCGGTACGCGGAAGCGGAAAGATATCTGGACCGGTCGATCGGTATCGCCCCCGACCTGGTGCAACCATATTCCGATAAGGCGCAGCTTTACCTGTTATGGAACGGAAGCATCCCCCGCGCGCGGGAAGCGCTCGAGAAGGGGGCAAAGCGAATGATGGGCGGAGAGGATCAGCTCTTCAGCTATACGTCGATCCTGGTCGACATCCTGGACGGGAAGTACAAGGAGGCGAGCGGGCAGATCAACTCCGCAGGGCTCAAGGTGTTCGAATACCAGTTCTGGTTCGTCCCGAAAGAGCTGCTTCTGGCGCAGGTGGCCGGGTACCTCGGAAAATCCGGTGAAGCTCGATCCCAGTATGAGAAGGCCCGGATCATGCTCGAGCGCGAAGTCCGCCAGCATCCCGAAGACGGCAGGATGCGTAGCTCGCTCGGAATCGCCTATGCAGGCCTGGGGCGCAAGGAGGAGGCAAT encodes the following:
- a CDS encoding glycosyltransferase: MRVLLTNSTDIYGGGEFYVLELAKSLRERHHDVLVVCKPGNLLSKKCRDAGVPVHTIDFPAQGRLLSHILKLREVIRRHRSQIVHTNSNYDRTAGAFAARTTGAVHITNVHSFHSLRYNPTHALRNALATDHYIVDGVCVKNLLVQKDGIAPNDISVVYLGVDPGTMRRDEALRAAIRKEFGIRETEIVIGNVARLVPFKGHEYLLRAFAEVQRENQETRLLLVGDGELSGRLADLAGNLGLTGRVVFAGFRDDLHAVYSAMDVYAHSSVEGGGETFPFAVLQALSQELPVVATRVGDVAEMVREGVSGFLVPDMDPALLAQKLSLLCRDPALRLSMARQGRELLLSRFTTTLMVDAVENLYSSILKDGA
- a CDS encoding antibiotic biosynthesis monooxygenase; the encoded protein is MRLVHMKVKPERLGEHHKMYDEEVIPALQTVPGCLFANLIENEHHPGECISMTLWSTRDQADKYGRSDKFKELLEKAGPFLADSSEWKIHLSEDLTLLYDEVKEEPVIDAYEVTAGERSEGASQKRTAALFVRIVSPHLREEKLEEFKNIYTNDILPVLRQVKGCRYAYLTENAREKNRIISLTIWDSKQDAEAYEQSGLFETLKAKIEHTFAEVYQWKMQLEKDSGGQVVTSEEMTVGGYRVVAGKSFF
- a CDS encoding GAF domain-containing SpoIIE family protein phosphatase, with the translated sequence MEELLQLREENGRLRKAVDELSILNDLARVIGSTMSLDEVIENVVKRSVRAVKGEQGMITLVDEVAPMEMKTLIRALDSTGDHKQFHLNQNVLGWMMINKKPLISNDMATDSRFSGIKVDGNLRSLLCVPLLVKNRLVGILAVFNKKENTEFSEDDKRLLSILAAQSGQILENARLYSEEQKKMAMEKELIAAREVQTNLLPKHVPQTPNFQFAAHTIPAQEIGGDFYDFIKLGENRYEVVVADVAGKGLSAALLATLGKGVLYAHALQNPSPKAHLKQSNMILRGSIPRKSFITMLLAVVDSDSSSVTVSNAGQCYPIFYRKSNNSTEVLTVKGMPLNFTDDILCEECVIKMEPDDCMVIYSDGVSEAQNSMREFFGDDRVKALVAQHAQGPAEIMLQKIVDDVKLYSKGIPQSDDITVLVVKATGS
- a CDS encoding protein kinase, with protein sequence MIGKTVSHYRILEKLGEGGMGVVYKAQDLELDRIVALKFLPERLTSNDAERARFLQEAKAASALNHPNVCTIYGIDEFEGQKFIEMEYVDGVTLRKRIAESPLKTADAVAFAVQVGDALHEAHTQGIVHRDVKCENIMVNSKNQIKVMDFGLAKLKGSLKLTRTSSTVGTLAYMAPEQIQGGEVDARSDIFSFGIVLYEMLTGHTPFRGEHDAAMMYSILNEEPAPVARYQPDVSPEIDHIIRRALEKNPADRYQHVDDMVSELRRSQKQSSRVARPELSGTENAAPLSGQDSRPKRKFFVLGIAGAILFAAAVLIVLRITHSSNTAPGSARKMLVVLPFENLGTPEQEYFADGITEEITSKLSGLSGLGVIARSSAKQYKKTDKTVKQIGDELGVSYVLQGTIRWETSGSSSRVRVTPQLINVSDGTQIWSQPSEAVLASAFNLQTEIAGEVANALDLTLLQNEKNTLEAKLTENSEAFDSYLRGNEYLSRGISQRGYQIAEQMFEKAVELDPKFAQAYAKLGALHSHIYWEYYDHSYERVRKSKEAAEKALQLDPNLPNGHGAMGWYYYHCLRDYDRALKEFNLALNIQPENADLLLGLGSISRRQGKFEEALSYFQHVVRIDPRSPGLTLDLAATCVPMRRYAEAERYLDRSIGIAPDLVQPYSDKAQLYLLWNGSIPRAREALEKGAKRMMGGEDQLFSYTSILVDILDGKYKEASGQINSAGLKVFEYQFWFVPKELLLAQVAGYLGKSGEARSQYEKARIMLEREVRQHPEDGRMRSSLGIAYAGLGRKEEAIREGRRAVDLLPITKEAMIVPIRMQDLAQIYLMVGDRKAALDELEKLLSIPSYLSVPYVRIDPLWKPLAKDPRFQKLVGESS
- a CDS encoding nitrilase-related carbon-nitrogen hydrolase; the protein is MRVAVIQTNPVFGEVSANVAGALELMKGVNADLYVLPELFNTGYNFTDRAEVDRLGEKASGPSFQAIASFAAKNKCFVAYGFAEKDNLTYNSSALVGPAGLIGLYRKVHLYYRETLFFAPGDLGFPVFDLPFGKVGMMICFDWMYPESARTLALNGAQLVVHPSNLVMPYCPDAMVTRCLENRIYAATADRVGRENRGGVDLRYIGMSEIVSPRGEILARLGGDQAGTAVAEIDLSVAANKKINEFNDLIGGRKPEQYNLK
- a CDS encoding glycosyl hydrolase, whose protein sequence is MFQTATGNCSAVSSCAIPLFRHARKLYGFFLFALFVGAIVPGQMLLAQHAFKYDTTLYNKMQWREIGPFRAGRSIAVAGHKDQPLTYYFGATGGGVWKSEDGGITWINISDGFFKVGIVGALAVAESDPNVIYAGTGESCIRGNAMPGEGVYKSEDAGKTWKFMGLKDAQTISKIRVHPKDENVVYAAALGHVFGPNSERGVFRSKDGGKNWQKILFKNDSTGAVDLAIDPNNPRILYAAMWQAYRNPWSMSSGGRGSGLWKSADGGDTWTDLSANKGMPKGLKGKIGIAVSAAKADRIWASVEADDGGLFLSDDAGKTWTSVNDDRRLRQRAWYYSHIFADPKSPETIYILNVQFHKSTDGGRSLSNISVPHGDNHDLWIDPNDPKRMITGDDGGASVSFNGGRTWTEEDIPTAQFYHVTVDNDFPYGVYGAQQDNSTIKISSRTTGFGIGRPDWFSVGGGESGYVTPNPDDPEIIYAGSYDGYLSKYTHKTDQEQDISPWPDNPMGGGANSAKYRFQWTYPILVSKFDSKVLYVTANKVFKSTNEGMSWQIISPDLTRNDTAKLGSSGGPITKDNTSVEYYGTIFTLAESPVKRGVLWAGSDDGMIHVSRDDGATWTNATPSELPAWSMISIIDASPRDSATAYVAANRYKLDDFRPYLFKTTNFGRSWTKIVKGIPENQFTHVVREDPNRRGLLYAGTERGVYVSFDQGDNWQPLQTNLPVTPVHDLAIQAREKDLVAATHGRSFWILDDLTPLYQMNDEIARSDVHLYQPRETYRMGGFTFDRPGLAIGKNPPNGVVVPYYFRHKPGEKDSIRLEFLDGKGAVIRSFTHREEGKPGGDSEGQGGSGADEGPSIPADSGMNRFVWDMRYPDAVKVPGGILWSGSLQGPVVVPGTYRVRLKSGGKSWTQSFEIKKDPRLTSTAEEFQEQFDFLLKIRDKISEAHNAVNTIRDIRKQTEDLVKRLEKHASKKQVADSAKHLNDRLKEVEEALIQVKIKSGQDALNYPIKLNDKLAGLSGVVGSADTRPTKQSYDVYNDLSAKVDEQLAKYRKVVESGVPTFDRIVKNLDIPVIIVKPAEPAAGSSQK